The genomic segment TCAGAATGTGGTAGAAGAACATTCTTGGGATGAAATTCAACAGGACCTGAACCAGCGACTCCCCACATACAAGGCGAGCTTCCAGAAATCTGCTCAGCAGTACGATCTGGACTGGCACCTGCTCGCCGCGATCGGTTACCAGGAATCCTATCTAAAGCCAAACTCCGTATCTCCCACCGGTGTCCGCGGTCTGATGATGCTCACAAGCTCTACCGCAAAAGCGATGGGGGTTAGTAACCGGACAGACCCAGGCGAAAGTATTGATGGGGGTGCCAAATACTATGACCAGATGCTGAGCCGTTATGAACATATCCCTTATCCGGATCGTAACTGGTTTGCTTTAGTTGCCTATAACATGGGCCCAGGTGCTGTGAATCAGCTGCAAAAACGTATTCAGGCCCAAGGCAAGAATCCGAATAACTGGGTAAACCTGTATGCTTATCTGGAACAGAATAAAGCCAGTAATGGTCGTTACCGTCAGGCCCTGCAATACGTGACCCGTATCCGTGCCTATCTGGAACACATCAAGACTACTCCACAGCTGGTGAATATTTAAGCCTGATCAATTTAAATCTAGTTATTCAGCCATAAAAAAAGCTTACCTCAGGGTAAGCTTTTTTTGTTACTACAGCTTTTTAGATCAAGACTATTAAGCTGTGGTATTTTCAAGTACTTTCTTGAACAGGTCTTTTTGTGCTTGGCTTGGCTTCGCTGTTTGCAATGCCATCAATTGAGACATATCGCCTTGCACCTTGATTTTACCTGTCATGAAGGCTTGCATTGCAGCCGCCATATCAAACTCAAGGAAAACTTTACGTAAGGTTTCACCATCCATGTTCAATGTTGTTTTCGCATTTGGAGATAAACCTTTTTTAATCGCGCCACCTTCCAAAGATAATTCTGTATTACCTGTAGTGTCTGCAACGACCAAATTAATTGCCAGATTCGCCAAAGCAGGTGGCAAATCCAAATCACCAGCTTGTGCAGTGAGCGTGTCTACAGTCGAAAACCAATCATCAGTTAAAAAAGCAGGCATGATCTTTCCTCAATTTATTTATTCATTTGTGTCGACTATCCAGACGACATCAGGTTGAAGCTATTATGCTTGTGACTTGTTATAACATGATCATTATGGCAAAGGCTAACGAATTTTGTACGCACCGTTCAATTTTTATAGTTCTTATCTTGTGTTATTTTTGATTCAGGCATCGGCCGTAGCCCATACCTGTATCGGCTTAACTTTATATAGGTCGATTAGTCTGCTGCAAAGCCCAGATTGACCATATTGATGCGGCGGTTCTCACTTTCTACCGCCTCTTCAGTTGAACAGCTGCTGCCTTTGAAATCGAATTCGCGCTGGCTATCCAGAATTTCAAAGTCGAATAATTCACGGTCAACTAACTGAGATGGTGAAACATTTTGCAAGGCACCAAAGATGCTGTGCAGACGTTTTGGATGCGCATTGTCCCATTCACGTAACATGTCATTGATAATGGCACGTTGAAGATTTTCCTGAGAGCCACATAAATTACATGGAATAATTGGAAATTGACGCATCTGTGCATATTTGATGATGTCTTTTTCTTCCACATAGGCCAATGGACGAATCAGAATGTTCTTTTTGTCAGAAGACAGCAATTTTGGTGGCATGGCTTTCAGGCTGCCACCATGGAACAGGTTCAGGAAGAATGTTGCCAGAATATCATCACGGTGATGCCCCAGCGCCACTTTAGTCGCCCCAATTTCCTGAGCAAAACCGTACAAAGAACCACGGCGCAGACGTGAACATACTGCACAGTAAGTCTTACCTTCCGGTGTCAGTTTTTTGGTAATGCTGTAGGTATCTTTTTCCAAGATGTAATACGGAATGTTATTTTCTTCTAAATAACGCGGTAATACATCTTCCGGGAAACCGGGCTGTTTCTGGTCCAGGTTAACCGCCACCACATCAAAGTTGATCGGTGCAATGCGTTTAAACTGAAGCAGGATATCAAGCAAGGTATAACTGTCTTTACCACCAGAAATACACACCATGACCTTGTCGCCGTCTTCAATCATCTTGAAGTCGCGAATGGCATGTCCGACCTGGCGGCGAAGCTTCTTCAACAAACGGTAGTAGGCAGAGCTTGTTGGCAGTTCAGGTTTGAAATTAAATCCTTGCTCGGATTCAACTGGCGAGTACATAGACGAGAATAACCCATAAATAAAAATACCGCGCAATTTTAGCTGATTCGGTTCCGTATCGCATCAAAAGAATTTATTTTCATACAAATGCCATATTAGTTTCATTTTCATGTTTTATTTAGATTGATATATTGAACGATTTAGTTCAATTTTTAAACGAGATGCTTATCTTTTGGACTTTTCCACAGTTGTCCACAAAAGCTGTGGATAACTTTGTGGATTGAAATGGACTTGACAACTTGTTCACCTCAAAATTTAAGGCTTTTCTTTAAATTGATCATTTTTTGATCAATTTATTTTATTATTAAAATCAACAAGTTAAACCTGTCAACCCTAAGGTTTTAAATTAAATAAAAAAAATATTTTAGTGTTCAAAATATTGACAGCCTTTCCCATTTACATACTCGTTTATAAATGCAGCGTATAAGGCTGTGCATTACGTAATTTTTTGTTAAACTCATTCATGAATTTTTCTAGCTTATTATTTATCAAATATAAACAATGAAAATAAAGACGTATTTCTTGGGGTGTCAACTGATCGGTAGCTTGGTCATGCTGAGCTGCAGTCATTTGGTGTATGCCGGTGAAACCATCTATCAGTTGCGTGATAAAAACGGCAGTACCTTATTGACCAATAAGAAGAGCCGTTATAATCATCTTCAGGTCGAAAAGAAGACTTATTATCCGGATAGCAATATTCATAGCTATAGTAACTGGGGCAGCAGCGAGTCGTCGGTTTTGCCTAGCTATAGCAAGAATAAGAATGCTTTTGATTCGATCATTCGTCAGGCCGCACAGACTTATGGTGTGTCTGAAGGTTTAATTAAAGCAGTCATGCATACTGAATCCGGCTTTAATACCCATGCCCGCTCCCCTGTGGGTGCACAAGGTTTGATGCAGCTGATGCCAGCCACTGCACGTCGCTTTAATGTCAGTAATGCTTATGATCCTCATCAGAATATTATGGCGGGTGCTAAATATCTGGCCTGGTTATTAAAGCGTTTTAATGGCAATACCAGCCTGGCACTGGCGGGCTACAATGCCGGTGAAGGCAATGTCAGCAAATATGGGGGAATCCCGCCTTTCCGGGAGACTCAGGATTATGTACGCCGTGTGACCAGCCGTTATCAAAATCTGTATACTCATGGCCTGAGTGCAAGCACAACCCCGTCTAGCATTTCACCCAGTGAAGGCCGCATCATTGCCAGTTCAGCAAATTACTCCAATGATAGCAGCAGCACTTCGCATATCCAGGCAGCCAAGTATCAGCGTCAGATTATTATGAATGCTGATGGCAGTTATACCGATGCACCGATGGGTTCTTATGCAACGGCAAATGCAACAGCAGCAGCTAAAATTTATTTAAGTGAATAAACAAATCAAAATTATTTGATTCTGAATGGCCTTAGCGAAAATGCAGCAAAAAATAAAGCTGTGTTTTGTGATCTAGGGCCATTTTTTTTCTTGAATTTTTAGTCATTTCACCCCATATTGATTTCAATGATTTTCATTTGCTAATCAGATTATTTTTTTATAATAAGAGGATTTCTCAATGATGCGGATTGGTTTGTTCTTGCTAACCAACCTCGCGGTACTGGTTGTAGCTGGCATTATCCTGTCACTCTTCGGTGTCGGTAGTTACCATGGCGCGGGTGGCTTGAATCTAGGCAACCTGTTGGTGATCTGTTTTGTGTTCGGTATGGTGGGATCACTGATTTCCCTGTTCATGTCTAAATGGATGGCGAAAAAAACAACCGGTACTGAACTGATTGACCCAAATGCCCCTCGTAACCAGGCAGAAGCATGGTTATTACAAGAAGTTGCGCAACTTTCTCAGCGCGCTGGCATTAAAATGCCGGAAGTGGGTATTTTCCCATCTTATCAGTCAAATGCCTTTGCAACAGGCTGGAACAAGAACGATGCGCTCGTGTCTGTGTCCACGGGTCTGCTTGAACGCATGAATAAAGACGAACTTCGTGCAGTACTGGCACACGAGATTGGTCACGTTGCCAATGGCGATATGGTGACACTGGCCTTGATCCAAGGTGTAGTCAACGCATTTGTCATGTTCTTTGCCCGTGTAGTTGGCGACTTTGTAGACCGTACGATCTTCGGTCGTGAAGAAGGTGAGGCACCGGGTATTGGCTATTTTGTGATTACCATTGTGCTGGATATCGTATTTGGTATTATGGCTTCAGCGATCGTGCTGTGGTTCTCACGCTACCGTGAGTATCGTGCTGATGAAGCAGGTGCACGTTTGGCAGGCAAACAGGCGATGATTTCAGCGTTATTACGTTTACAGGCGGAATCAGAAATGCCGGATACTATGCCGAAAGAAATGAAAGCCTTTGCAATTTCTGCTGGTCAGGAACAAGGTTTTAGTCTGGCGGCACTGTTCCAGACTCACCCAACGATTGAACAACGTGTTGCTGCTTTGCAACAACTCGATTGCCCTTAAGCAACGCATTGATTGCTTGATAGAAAAAAGCCTGCATTTGCAGGCTTTTTTATTAAGTTTAGGTTTATAAACCTTCAGGCTTTAAACCATTGAAAGAGCTGCATTGTGCCCCAGCCAATGGCCATAATTAACAGAATCAAAAAGAAAGTTCCTAAGATATCTGGTAGATGAATCCAGATCCAGGCCACCACAGGATTACGCCAGAAAGCAGATTGCTGTTGTCTGCGTTCCAAACTTTCATGCAGAAATGGATGTACCACATGATGATCGGTACGGATCTGGTATTCGTCCCGGATATGCTGATGCACAATATCCAGTGCCTTACGGCTAGGACGAATAAAAATATCAAATATTGTTCCTGCTACAGGAATAAAGCCGACCACAGCATCCATGACGGCCATTTTCAGGACTGGCTTTAATTTTTCACTTGGCACCCCGATCTGACGGGCTTTATAAATCGCATAACTGGTCAATACAAAACCTGCGATATCTCCAGCTACCGGAATGGTACTCAAAGCAGCATCTGCCCCGACGCCCTGCTTGGTAAATGGAATCCGTACCACCGAATCCATCATATTGGCAAACTTGGCCAGATCCCGCTCCAGACGAATGACATCCTGTTGGCTCAATTTATTTTTTTGTCCGGGATCAGGCATAGGTTCTTCCAGAAATGAAGCTGATGTAATTGAGCATAAAGTATTTTTTCTATTTAAGCTGTAATTGCTAGGTATTTAAAACAATAATTGAGAGGCAATAAACAAGTAAATAATCACCCCAGTGGCATCACAAATCGACGTTACCAGCGGTGCTGATGCACTGGCTGGGTCCATTTTCAGCT from the Acinetobacter sp. YWS30-1 genome contains:
- a CDS encoding SCP2 sterol-binding domain-containing protein, whose product is MPAFLTDDWFSTVDTLTAQAGDLDLPPALANLAINLVVADTTGNTELSLEGGAIKKGLSPNAKTTLNMDGETLRKVFLEFDMAAAMQAFMTGKIKVQGDMSQLMALQTAKPSQAQKDLFKKVLENTTA
- the ttcA gene encoding tRNA 2-thiocytidine(32) synthetase TtcA translates to MYSPVESEQGFNFKPELPTSSAYYRLLKKLRRQVGHAIRDFKMIEDGDKVMVCISGGKDSYTLLDILLQFKRIAPINFDVVAVNLDQKQPGFPEDVLPRYLEENNIPYYILEKDTYSITKKLTPEGKTYCAVCSRLRRGSLYGFAQEIGATKVALGHHRDDILATFFLNLFHGGSLKAMPPKLLSSDKKNILIRPLAYVEEKDIIKYAQMRQFPIIPCNLCGSQENLQRAIINDMLREWDNAHPKRLHSIFGALQNVSPSQLVDRELFDFEILDSQREFDFKGSSCSTEEAVESENRRINMVNLGFAAD
- a CDS encoding lytic transglycosylase domain-containing protein, which produces MKIKTYFLGCQLIGSLVMLSCSHLVYAGETIYQLRDKNGSTLLTNKKSRYNHLQVEKKTYYPDSNIHSYSNWGSSESSVLPSYSKNKNAFDSIIRQAAQTYGVSEGLIKAVMHTESGFNTHARSPVGAQGLMQLMPATARRFNVSNAYDPHQNIMAGAKYLAWLLKRFNGNTSLALAGYNAGEGNVSKYGGIPPFRETQDYVRRVTSRYQNLYTHGLSASTTPSSISPSEGRIIASSANYSNDSSSTSHIQAAKYQRQIIMNADGSYTDAPMGSYATANATAAAKIYLSE
- the htpX gene encoding protease HtpX, with the protein product MMRIGLFLLTNLAVLVVAGIILSLFGVGSYHGAGGLNLGNLLVICFVFGMVGSLISLFMSKWMAKKTTGTELIDPNAPRNQAEAWLLQEVAQLSQRAGIKMPEVGIFPSYQSNAFATGWNKNDALVSVSTGLLERMNKDELRAVLAHEIGHVANGDMVTLALIQGVVNAFVMFFARVVGDFVDRTIFGREEGEAPGIGYFVITIVLDIVFGIMASAIVLWFSRYREYRADEAGARLAGKQAMISALLRLQAESEMPDTMPKEMKAFAISAGQEQGFSLAALFQTHPTIEQRVAALQQLDCP
- a CDS encoding DUF4112 domain-containing protein: MPDPGQKNKLSQQDVIRLERDLAKFANMMDSVVRIPFTKQGVGADAALSTIPVAGDIAGFVLTSYAIYKARQIGVPSEKLKPVLKMAVMDAVVGFIPVAGTIFDIFIRPSRKALDIVHQHIRDEYQIRTDHHVVHPFLHESLERRQQQSAFWRNPVVAWIWIHLPDILGTFFLILLIMAIGWGTMQLFQWFKA